The genomic segment AGATATAGATTTCATAGATTATTTTGTATCTAAGGATCTGAACCTAATGTACCAAGTAACTGCTTGATTCTCTTCAACAAATTTGATAAAATAACTCATGTATTTCCCTCTGGATTTATTCAGAAGTACCACATTTGCGTGACAGGGCGTCAAGCTGGAAGATGACCGTGATACTAAACAGACTTGTGAGTGTTGTTTTCTACTAGGTTTGTGTCAtacagcatttaaaaataaaagctttcagcctctttctctgtctcaacCACTGTAGCTTTAAGTCAGTAAATCTGAGCAGTCGCAAAACAAAAGTATGCCTatgtttttcagacttttcccctatttctgctttttattttattgttttatctctTCAAGACTCTAAATATGATTTAAATGAACCTGGGGACAAAATAACTGTAATGAGGATGCAAGTAGACACTGTGCTGAAGTTGTCTCAAGCCAAAAGAAGGTTGGGAATCACTGATTTAACCAATTACACCTACATCAAACACTCTGCAGCGTCAGTGAATGACTTCCCACTTCTCACATGTCAAATTAGAACAGGAGGACACATCAGCCCATGCTTCAGTCAGTAACAACCACACTGTGAGCACAAGTGTCCATGTGGGACACAGCAGTTGTCTTTTCCCACTGTCCACATTGGAAAATCAGACATATGTGGATGAGGAATAATTTTCAGACTCTAAAGAACACCTCTGTTCCTTATCCCAGTTCTCCGTGCTGCCCGCTGCCCTCCTCTGCTGAGGAGAAACATCCTGCCAGCTCATTGGTCAGCGTGTGCTTCTGTCCTCCCCAGAGAAAATGTGTCGGCTGTCCTGATTGGCCCTGCTCTGGAGCATAAACAAAGAACGGGCTGAGCTCGATGGCCAGAGCCGACCGGACCAGGCCGACCCCCCCTGAGCGCTCTGAGCAGGGGTGATACAGTCGCCCGCTGACAGGGTGCATGTACAGAGCCTCGGGGCGGAACGGGACGGACAGCTTCTCCGCCCCGCCACAGTACGACAGTAGCTCCTGGCCTGGCTGTGTGGGGGTCTGCAGCAGGTGGGTGAAGACCACGGGCCGGTCATCGCAGCGAAGGAAGTTCCTCTCCCTCCCGCACAGGGACAGGAAGGGGAAGTCCTCCTCATATCGCCCGCTCTGATTAGAACGCAGACGACTGAAGAAGAAGACCAGGAACTGTTTGTCTGATgagcacagaaacagagatgatgGACGGCAGAACCAACATGGATCCATATTCTGCATGTAGTTCAAGAGACACACAGGGTACCTGTCCTTCatctgttttatattgtgtgAATGTTGCTGAAGTGCCTTTACATGGACAGGGTGGTACATTATGTGTCTTAGACAGATGATTTTCTCCTATCTTAACCAAATAAGGTAAAAAAGCAAACAGCTATATCAGCtctacaacagcaacaacaaccacacagctgtttatttgtttatcctGACAACTGATTTAATGGCAAACAAGCACATTTACCAAAACTATTATTACTCTTATGGGTTGTTGTGAACACTCGGGAAGGGCTGTGATTGGTCAATACGTTTCTAGTGATACATAAactatagtgtgtgtgtgtgtttttttttttgttttttttacctttgaaGCAGGTGACAAAATTCTTTACTTTAGTGTCATCGAGGAAAAGCTGTAAACGAAGCACACATCATTATATCACGATGTTATGAGAAttaacaatatatttttatagatttagtttaatgtcagtgcacacactcacctgtcctTGGTGGTCGATGTAGTAGAAATACTCTCGGATGCGTGGTTCGGGGCTCTGGCCCTGGATGTATGTAGCGGCGGCTCTAGAGGCGGTGTAGCCGGCGGGCAGGCAGCGCAGGGCGGGTAGACCTCTGCAGCTGAGAGCCGCAGTCCGGAGCAACAACATGGCCGCGCAGGACCGCACGCAGCGGGAATATGTTCAGGAGTAAACACGAAAACGGAGAGGACGCGGTGTCGAAGTGACAACCAGTGTGTTAACCGACAGACTCTACTGTAAGAAGAGGTTACAGGACTCTAGCTTCGTCctcatgttgttgtttacagCTGTGCCGCTTTAACCCGGAACAGCTTCACTGTGACGACATGATCAGTTTCTGAGtgctgccccctggtggccaCTGATAATACAGTTGTTGTAAATCACATAAGGATTTAATACAAATTCAATGCAACGTTGTATCAAAGTTAGTGAATAAGCACAAAAAATTATTGAaatttaaacagaaatgtaGAATTGAACTACTAGAAGCTATCTACCctactttttcctgttttctcttttccttttgtcatttgttttttactaataaagattttttaaaatgttttcctttcttgtgaaataaagtcagtacatttttttgcatttaaaatattatatCACAAGTTGAATTTACAGTAAAGCTACCATCAATTTTATCAAAAATACAATTCcataatcataaaaaaaacGAAAACTGTTACTCcttcaaacaaataaaagtcagcATTCTTTTCCTTGGGGGGAGTTACAGTTGTGAGGACAGGGACACAGTATTTGTGGGGAATTCACAGTTGTAGCCTGAGGGGTTGAGTCTATTTTTAGAGTCATTTACTGCTTTTTAAAGGTTTACTACACACAACTCCAGGTCCCTTTTTAACTTCTTCTGTATGACTCAGGCAACACTTCATTAACACATCCAGTTTCTCAAAACAGAGTACTGAAGAACTTCTGGTGAACCAGGACTTCATGAGTAATCAGGAATTTTTGAGATGAAGAAATTCCTGTGACAGCCAAGTAGATCACATGTGAacataatattatttttggAGGTTGTTACACTACCCACATTCCTCCCTGTACATACTTACAGCCCATCCCTGCTGAAATCCTGGAGGTCAGGCTGACTGTTTGTAGCCTGTTTCCTAAACTGTGTATGAAACAGCGACATGACCAACACCTTGTACCACCTTGTGCATTAGTCATTACAAACTCATGCTGTGCCAAGCATTATTCAAACAggactttatttaaaattctaGTTAGTTGTAagattcagtttgtgttgataaTTTTGGAGGCTTTGTTTGAT from the Lates calcarifer isolate ASB-BC8 linkage group LG17, TLL_Latcal_v3, whole genome shotgun sequence genome contains:
- the lg17h8orf82 gene encoding UPF0598 protein C8orf82 homolog produces the protein MLLLRTAALSCRGLPALRCLPAGYTASRAAATYIQGQSPEPRIREYFYYIDHQGQLFLDDTKVKNFVTCFKDKQFLVFFFSRLRSNQSGRYEEDFPFLSLCGRERNFLRCDDRPVVFTHLLQTPTQPGQELLSYCGGAEKLSVPFRPEALYMHPVSGRLYHPCSERSGGVGLVRSALAIELSPFFVYAPEQGQSGQPTHFLWGGQKHTLTNELAGCFSSAEEGSGQHGELG